Sequence from the Drosophila innubila isolate TH190305 chromosome 3L unlocalized genomic scaffold, UK_Dinn_1.0 0_D_3L, whole genome shotgun sequence genome:
CAGAAGCTGGCCGATCACTTGGATCTGCGCCGGCAATGCGGCTATATAACATTCCTAAATACGGGCGTGCCGGATTTGGGTTGCGAGGAGTACGAGTTGCAGgtgaagctgaagctgccaCAACGCAAGCGTCCACAagcgacgtcgtcgtcgttggcAGGCAAATCGAATGTGCCAAATACTGATCAGTTGACCAGCTATCAACTGAAGAGTCCCGATGAGAATCACTTTGCGGCCACGCCGGAGCATGGTCCGGCCAATGATTACACCTCCGCCGACTGTACACAGCTGCTGGCCAGCGAGTTGGCCAATTGCAATCAGACCACATCCTCCGCCAGCCACATTCGCGGCGAGCTAATCTCCGAGAACTCGGTGGAGCTGCCCATTGACCAAGTTGTGGACTCGTCCCCGGAGCCCAGCACCGAGGATTGGACGCTGCTCGAGGTGAACTTTGGTGTTCCGCTCTTCGATGTGGACACAAATACGCGCATCTGTGAGCAACTCGTGCAGCAGCTTTGCAATGATGCCAATCTGGAGACGCTGCCTGATTGTGCCCAGCATTCGCAGTCCATGTTCCTGGAGTTTGTGCGCCAATGCTTGTACTTTGAGGATGATCCAGCGACGCCAACACACTTCCGGGAGCCACTGCAGCCAACCAAACCATTGCCATATCCCCGCATCAATCTGGCTTTTGAGAATGGACGTGTCGGCTACTGGAATGGACGCTGAATGACGTCACACTTAATACATTCTAAGAAATCCTGCTACCCAGAAAACTGATCCCAGTATAGCTTGTCTAcatcgttgttttttttatctgtttaCCCCGGGCCCTGTATAAATAatgcttatatatatacataaatagatCTAAACCTTATCAGCACACGAGCCATTAGTCAGCCCGACAGCCCCCAATACCCCCCCTCCACCATGTATTCCGTTTTTTATTAGTTATGTAAGCTTTGTCCGAGTGGCAATACGCGATCCAAaggcaaacacaaacacatacacacattgaCACAGATACTGCTCGTAAACATAccatttatacatacatataaatatgtatatctctaaaataaatgcaattttaaaaaacttttatggaAGTTTACATTCGTTATCTAGGGTTTTTTATTCATTAGAGCTTGCATAAACTGGggaaaatatttgcatggTTCAAgtattaataacatttaaaatataattgtttgaaccattatatttaaaaatctataaggaaaacttaattttattagcattgataattaaatttgcgctCAGTTATAAAAGCCAATAATGATTAGTCACATAagttgattatatttattatattttttgagtaaatttaatagaatCTTTTGGAGAAAAAACAGCTTGTCTCCGTTATTTAGTAGTTATACGTAGTAAACTTAAGTCAATAGAATTTATTTGCTGTTACTTTAAGTATTTCCAACAAAACTTcaatttcctttattttgATTCCAAACTTCAATTGTTACTCAAGTTAATTACTATTTTCTACTTTTAATGATATATCAAAAGACATTAATGCAATCACTTTAGGATCCATTAGAACAATTAGGAATATGTAGAAACGATTAAGTGATTCCAAATCAGAATGTATCTGCTGTCTGAAAGAGGTCAACTCTTACATTGAACATTGGTGATTCAAAAACATCAGAATGACATTTCGAAAGGAGCTGCTTGAAAAATACTGGAAGAGTTTCGAGGTTAAGTCAAAGGAATTTCTGGCCAGCACATCGCTACAGggaatgaaatatatttggaATAGTTATCTGCCAGGTTGGGTGCAGTtctattttggaaaaatatttataatctcCGTCTGTGTGGCCATTAATTTGGCTGTAAATGTGTTTAACAAATGGCAGAGCACACCGGTTATCATTGGCTTCAGCCCCACGATGACATCCATACAGGATATACCCTTTCCGGCGATAACGGTCTGTAATATGAACAAGGCAAAGTACTCAAAAGTGGCAAATTTTCGAGCGTAAGTAACAACGATGAAATTCACTGAGAGTTGTGCAATTctctataatatttttcagtgGATCCTTGGAGTATGCAATGCTGCAAAAGACTTGCTTTCAGGATTTGAATTTCACAAATTACAAATCGATAAAACCTCGTTCCAAGAATGACACATTTCCCAACTTTATCTTGAATGTGAGCCACAAGTGCGAGGAAATGATTGTGTCCTGTACATTTGATCAGAAACTTTTGCCCTGCACCGATATCTTCAGGGAGTTCTTTGTCGACGAGGGTCTATGCTGTGTCTTCAACTTTCTGCATCCGTATTATCTCTACAAGTACAGGTAAAACTTgtcaatacattttataaaaataaaataataattgtataatatatCTAAAAGCGCGCCTTATACACGGGACTACACCTCGTCGAAGGGTCTTTCGGATATCGCTGTGGACTGGAATCCCATCAATGGCTATCCAAAGCATCTGCCCGCTGGTTACTATCCACGTCGAGGTGTTGGCACTGGAGTGTCCAATGGCTTGCAAATAGTTCTTAATGGTCATACAGATGATTATTATTGCTCATCTACAAATGGACAAGGATTTAAGGTATGCTTTAAACCAgagtttcatacaaaaacaaaaaataaaatacgagtattttgttgaaaatgttttagcGGTACAGAATAGtagaataaaatatgaaatttataaaaaactgcgataaaaatcgaaaaatcattaaaatacaaaaaacatcTTCTTTGTAAGATGaccgattttgattttttttttaaataaaaagattttagaCAAATACAGTAGTACTTGATTCAGTGTTATTCCGTAATTAAGAgatttatacaaaaacaaaaaataaaaaaggagtattttgttgaaaatgttttagcGGTACACAATAGtagaataaaatttgatttttataaaaaaactgcgattaaatacattaaaatacaGAAAACATCTTCTTTGTAAGATGACCGATATTGTTTTACAgttaaatatagttaaatagCAGTTTTCGTGAAAATTTACCGAAACCGGCTCTTAAAAAGTACTTCTTTCAGTGTTTTTCCGTAATTAATTCTTGGCTTAATCTGATTTTTTGCATATtacttaaatcttaaatttttcagGTGCTGCTCTATAACTCCATTGATCAGCCTAGATTAAAGGAATCGGGTCTACCCGTCATGCTGGGACATGAGACCAACTTTCGGCTTGTTCCGAGTAGTTTTGAGGCAATGCCGAATATTCGTAGCATCGATCGTAATAAACGCCAATGCATTTTCAACGATGAGCAGGAACTACTCTTCTATAGATATTATACACGTCGCAACTGTGAGGCGGAATGTGATGcccaatatttttatagactCTGCGATTGCATTCCATATCATTTGCCTTTGGTCTATCGCAATGCGAGCATCTGTCATGTGGCTCATTTTGATTGCCTGGATCGTGCGGAACTCCAGATTGTGGATCGAGAGAGTGCGGCGTGCAAGGAGCTGTGTTTAGCAAGTTGTCACGATGTCTCCTACTTTCCTGATCCCTTCTCAATACCCTTCAGTCAGCAAGGTATTCGGACGACCAATGAATACCTCAAGCATTTCTCCACCGATTACATTCGCACTAACTTGGCCGTGGTTAATTTCTACCATAATGACAATTATTTTCGGAGTAATGTTAAGTCCTCATACACAGGTCTCACTGAATATATGTGTAAGTGCAGCTCAACATATGTTTTATTGTTCTATTACATTAAATGCATCTTTCTTTTCAGCTTTGACTGGCGgcattttaagtttaatggTTGGTTTCAGCGTCGTCTTTATTTTCGAATTGTTCTATTTTCTCTTTCTTCGCTATTTATTGGAGTACATTCATTATTGGTGCATTAATCGTCGAAATCGCGTGCATGTTTTATATCCtaataaaacacaatttaattagatttgCAGTACTtaacaatgaaaatgttatcaaaatctatgttaattttaatgtaattcaataaaaataaaaaaaaaacagaaatattaaacttttagGGACCTTGTAATTATTTTGGAAAACTTGCTTGTGTTGCTTAGAAACATAAAACCGCTCGATCTTTTCTACGGACTTCGCTATATACTCAGCTCTTGATGAacaagcatatatatattatatagcgtcggaaataaattatttttccccGACTAAAAGATTTTCTGTGCAAACTGTGATAATTTTAGCTTTCTGTAGACGGCTGTTTTAAAAAACGgcttttgaacattttttagatgataacaAGATGTTGAAAATCACAAGCAAGCCAACGTAACTGTTTGAGTCGCCTAAGCAGCGTGCTCAAGGGCGTGTCCACCGCTGCACAGTGGGCCAAATCGCGAAATATTTGACATAAAGTCGAATGAAAAGATATCGAGTTGAAACttgtcatatttaattaatagagTAAGCTAAATATGTAATGagatttttaatcattattgttaatgtaaaatagtcataaataaaaaacatataaatattaagtgcATTATGACTAATTTTTAGGTGCTCAaagctacatatatatattcggATATTGTCGATCGAACGTTCAGCAGCGTTGCATGAGAGAACTCAAGCTTACCTGCAAATTAAAAGTACCGAAAAGGCCGCAAAAAGCATTGCAAAAATTACTCTATAGACACTTTCTACTTTAATTTCACATACATTACAGATTTTGTTTTACTTCCATGAAATTTTCGACtttaagtcaaatttttattatttttttgcccaCTGTGCGCTGGTTTAAAAAAAcgaatcttaaaaatttttcggCTGATAACAAGAAGGGAAGCTTTTATCACTTTTAATATGCAGAACTGTATTAATACATACATGGCATATCGCAAACTTGACTTAATTCTAACGTCGATTCAGTTTAGTTTCAATTGCGAAGTAGTTCATTTCAGTGTAGAGCAAAATGAAAGCCAAATATTATTGGCTAATTCTTATAGTCATAAAATTGATACTTTTTTGCTCTTGGAGATTTATTCGATTAAATCGACAATCTGAATCTCATGCGGAGAcattaaattatgcaattaaaatgtataaacaaCCAGCTGTTGTAAAACTACCAGAAAAAAGCGAACCATTTGTTGATTTACGTTCCTCGTTAATGTTCAATAAGTTGCAGAAAGCtcataaagaaaaagaaaaactggaTATTTGTGATAACAATAAACTAAAGAAATATGAAGAAACTCCTGGAATAAGTTGCATTCCCTATAGAGATTCTCTGGGTGTTCATGCGATAAAAGTTCCGGATTTCGACGCCTTTGATGTGTTATGTGACAATGGATGGACAGTCATCCAACAGCGGGTAAATGGTAGCTTGGATCTCGATCGAAATTGGGACAGTTACAGAAAAGGCTTTGGCTGCTTTGATGGTGACTTTTTCCTAGGACTGGAAAAGATCCACCACCTTACAAAAAATAAGCCCCACGAGCTCTACATCTACTTGGAATCCTTGATTGGGATCAAAACTTGGGCACGATATGATCATTTTGAGATTACTGATGAAAATGATGGATACAGGCTGATAAACTTGGGTGTTTTTTCTGGTAATGCAACCAAGGATGCTATGAGACATCATGAAAATCAGAAGTTCTCAACAGAAGACCGCGATAATGATTCCGTACCCTGGAATTGCGCGAAGATTTACAACAGTGGCTGGTGGTACAAAAACTGCATGTATAGGTAAGTCTCACTATGTATTTGAAGTATACACTTATTAATTGATTATATTTGCAGTAATCTGAATCTCGATTCCGTTAGCATCGATGGAGCAAACGTTATTGAGGTATATTGGAATGAGAAGATGTATGTTAAGCAAGAAAAGATGTTTATACGTCCGAAAAGTTAATGTTTATGATAATATAagcagtattttatttaataaattaaataaaagataaacatttttttaataatttatgcaatgttttgaaaaatataaaatttgtataattatttaacatatttgttgGACTCGACTTGCTCTCATTGCTGTCAAGACTGCGATAACTTTGACTCCAGCTCATGGGTTCATTGAACTGATAACAAGCATGGGCTTTGGCGACTGTTCGCATTGCTAGTTTTAAAGAGCAGCTCCAGTCGAGTATACTCGACTGAAGTCAATCCTGAGCCCAGGCCAGAAAACCCCagctccaaaaataaaaataaacttgatctgcgaaTGATATCCATTAAcctatatttaatatttaaagaaatcgaCTCGGTTGTTTATACTGATTacgaatataaataattttgtggtTTGCAACGCATATTTTAtccttttatatacatttacacaAAGCCATCTTACCCTTTTCGAACAGgccagggtataaaaatgagcCCATTATCGCCATTACGATAATGTTCGACTGTGTGCTATAATTCAATTCCGACTCAGTTTCACTCGTATTGTCGATTTAGTTTTGTTACAAGTGCGAATCAGATCATTtggtataaaaatgaaagcgcaacattattttctattgtttGTTGCTAAATTAATTATCTTATCTTTACTTTATTGGATATTATCCTTAAAGCGTGATGCAGAAACGGCGGAAACAAGTAAAAGCTTTGAACTTTTGAGAGATGCAGCTAAAAATGCAGTTGATCAGTATAAAGCTGAACGTAAACAACAAGCTGAGAACTTTGCTAAACTCATTGAGAGCTTGAACaatgattttataaaagtacCCCAAACTCCAATTAGATCtatgaaagaaaaacaagaaatgtATGACATTAATAATATACAGAAATGTGAGGAaagctttaaattaagttgCAGTCCCCATAAAGATACGCAATGTGTTAAAACGATCAAAGTTTCGGATATCGAATCTTTTGATGTGTTATGTGACAATGGATGGACAGTCATCCAACAAAGGATTAATGGAAGCCTGGATTTTGGTCAGAATTGGGACAGTTACAGTGAAGGTTTTGGCCGCTTCGATAGTGATTTCTTCCTAGGTCTGAAAAAGATCCATTGGCTTACAAAAAAGGAGCCCCACGAGCTCTACATCTACTTGGAATCCTTAAATGGGACCAAAACTTGGGCTCAGTATGATAACTTCGAGATTACTGATGAATATAATGGATACAGGTTGATAAACTTGGGTGTCTTTTCTGAAAATGGCACCAGCAATGCTCTGATGTTTCATGAAAATCAGAAGTTCACTACTTATGATCGGGATAACGATATCATGCCTGGGAATTGTGCGAAGATTTATAAGGGTGGCTGGTGGTATAAGAATTGTATGACTATGTGAGTATAATTAGTGCATTcgacatatttacatattaatcTTGAATATATTTGCAGTAATTTGAATGCCGAATACGTTAACAACTATGGAAAAAACGTCATTCAGATATATTGGGATGATCAAATGCTCGTTAAACAAGAGAAAATGTTGATACGTCCAAATCTGTAATGATTctgcaaacaaaatttataaaataatatttattcggGGAAGAAATATGTATGGCTCAAGGTGCAGAGGAAAAACTactatcaaaatatttctatgttaagaaatcatttaaatcgaaaattgAAAGAGTTTTAAAGCTGTTTTTTCGAATGTCGCGTTGCAGTTCTGATAATATCAACTGATGTCAAAAAGATTTAGAGTTAATCTTCTATATAAGGAAATGGAtagtttcaaataaaattattctaaaaatcaattttaagtaACTTTACAGAaccacaaaaatgaaaatattgttgagAAAAATCGGGCttcatttaagaattttaaactgaGTTTATGAGAAGCCTGAATTACCGTACTTTTGACACCGCATTGGATTAATTTTAGGCCGGAATCCCAGATTTGTTTTAAGCTTTTGAAGTAGAAAAATTATGGTTTTTGGAAGGTGTTTTACGTTTTTCGAACATTAAAATTCTGTGAAAATTctatttacataattaatatgtcttaatttaaatgatgactaaataaaattgaagatCACAGTGCATTTGTTTATGGCTTTTATTGCTTTCAGCTTTAAATGAACTACACGTAAGATTAAGGATATGGCTGCAATTCCTGTTCCGAGTGGGCATCAGGTAGACTCTCTGCCAGCTGCTTggtgactgactgactgatcctGTGCCTGTGCGAACCGAGCTGAGCACGAGAGAGAACGCTGCAGTCGCAGGTGGTGCAGTGATAGTGCGTGTGCCGCAACGCGTAAGAGCAGGACGGCGAATCGCAGGACTCGTTGCTGGCTACTTTACGGAATCCCGCCGAGCGCACATAGTCCAGCCGCATGTGGAGGCGACGATGGGCCACGACCTTGTTGGAATCGGTACACACGTAATCGCATTTGCGGCAATGGAAATGCGAGGATTTCTTTGGAGCAGCGCCCAATGTCCGGATCTCATCTATAAGGATTAAGAAGAGCTTAGAGAAAATGACAGAGATTTTCGGTTTGTTAAATGCCCACCTACCTGGGCGGCAGTTGACTGCCAGtgtggtgggcgtggcatagCAGCAGTCGATAACACCGCAGCGCATATTAGCTCGATATTGTCGAAAGTCATCGCCCATTAAGGTGTCCATGCGTTCGTGCCGCGCCGTGTGTTGCACGAATCGCGTCTTGTCGCAGAAGCTGTAATGACAGTCGCGTCGATTGCAGTGGAAGTGCGACTGATGATTCCGATAGCCACAGCGCTCAAAGCCGCAGTCCTCATTGAAGCGAAACTTGAGATAACCCGTGGGAATATCCTGATCCTTTGCCCGCTTGCCACGCCCAGCAATCgtagtcgcagtcgcagtcacagtcacagtcggAATAGGTATAGGAATCGAAGTTGCAGTGGCAGCCTCAATTGCAGGTGTCTCCTCCGTTGtggtcgttgctgttgctgccgctgcggcAGCTGCGacagctcctgctgctgccgcaTTGAGTAGCAGCATTTTCTGCTGTGCCGCATTCTCCAGCAGCAGACGCATGTCCAATGTGGCAGGTTGACTTGCCGCAGCCAGAAAACTGGGCAGCAGCCATTGGCGTTGATACAAATCAATCAATTGTTTAAACTGCAACAGTTTTAGTCCCGCCTCTGATTCGCCACGCCCCCCGCTTGAGTCCACTTGGCTGCCACGCATGCTCAGATCCTCCGGTTGCTCCATGTTGCAGTCCTTACTCAACGGAGGACTATACCTAATCCTTGTGCTGTCTGCTGTCTCTGCTGCGGACACTGCAACTGCATTCTCCGGATAAAATGTTCCTGCTGCACGCACAACTGTAATTTAATAAGGTATAGATCATAAGTTAAGATCATtttgaaatagttttattagCTCTACGTACCTGAAACTTTCTCCAAACAGTTGCTGGTTGCAGAAGACTCCACGATAGGAGCGCTGAACATTACCTGAAACCGAATAAACAGAGTGCGAAAGATAAGTTACTTAATTTcagttgtattttaatatttatactgatcttaaatattttataacttacACATATCTTATGCTATATTAAgatgaataatatatataaaaataaagagaagtctcttaaaatgaaataattttgtatattactCTAATATAATCATTAACTTCCGCTGACTTTATTAAAGTCCAAATATCTTATAATATCTAGGATTCAGTTCAAATCTTAAGATGTTTCCTAACTTTTCCAAAAATGTCTGTCGATTTCATTAGCTGATGTTTGTTTTTTCAGTGTGAACTTTTATTCTAAAGatcatctttattttaaagatcTTTAGAtcttctaaaaattttttcctAACTTCGCCAATCTCTTCCGGCTATAGACCTGACTATATGTAGCTTTTCGTGAAGAAAAATTCAGCTATTTATTAGATAAATTAATCATTACATTTTCTATAGAAGTTAAAACTCACCTGATCTGGCGATCGGCTTTCATTTGATTCCATTTTGGTTGTGCTTCTCGTTCTCTCATTGCTCGGTGTTATGGTCAAGTCATTGTGGGACTGCACGGTCCAAACGCGACCTCTTTTCCTGGTCCGACTAGGTGTGAGATCAGCTGCGATCAGTCGGTTTTGTCTCAGAGAAGAGAGGGGATTCTCCACGTCTTCAGGGGGTGCTACCAAACCGGAAACATTGGTCTGATCATTTTTCTCCAGCTTAAAGCTAGTGAATATGGCTTGAGGCGATTGTTGAgcctgcaaataaaaaaacaaacttattaTAGTTCTACATATTAGTGTATTCAAATTATGAGTAAACTATTAAAGATTTAAAGCTGAAAATTGCTATACACATACtgcaatcaattaattaactattCTCAAAATTTCATGACGATATCtgaataattacaaaattattcaaattactCTCTCACTTGGCCTTTCGTAGGGATTATGTGGAACCAATTGTCCCCTCTGCGGCCCCTAAAAAGTTGTGGGTGCCGTTTCATTGAATTTCTTTGGCATTATTGTACTtgacattgttgctgttgctgatgttgttgttgctgttgtcgatgCTTGTCATAGTTTCGGAATGATATGACAAACAGTCGCAACCAGTTTATTATTTCCGAAATTACTGTTAATGTTTATTGTTGGCCCAAAATGtcactatttaaattttgttcacgcatcaaaatcaataataataaaaaataataaaaaaaagaagcaaaaacaaaaaggagaataagctaaataaaaaccaaatacaacaaaaaagagaaaCCACAAAAATACTTCGGATACGGTATTTGGAATGCCAACTTATGGATACTCTAACCAAAAACAGCACTACGAAAGCTCAACAAAGCTGCCAAAAAGCTCACTATAAGTTTGTCTTCAATCTAAAAacgattttgaaaatattaaaatagtttttgcaTGTACTTCGCAGTACCCATTTATCTAAATTTAGGCAtaaacagggtataaaaaggtcGAAGTGTTAACTTGGCCGGCgtccataataataattactccAAAAGATTGAAAAGACAATGAAACGTGTTTGGATTTACCTGATAAgttgttgcacacacacacagttattCATATAAGTACACACACCTTATATGATTAAAGACAATATATAGCAGTTATTGTAGTTGTGTCGTTCCTTTTAATCGTCATATTCGATGATCGAGGGCGGTCACAGAGGGTCGCCACGAAACTAAGCCAATGCAATCAATTTATGTGTGaatgtttcatattttatttaattattcgtTAGTTCTATTAATattccaaaatttaatatgctcTTAATATATCCAGATAAATTcaatatgattcattaaaaaaaccaaagaagtttcttattaataaagttttgttgttatttagaACTTTCTTCGTTATTCCTGCAGGGTAATTACTAGTTCAGCATACCCTTGCGAATCATTTTCTGCCggcatatttaacaaattttctcaataaacatgtctttaatattttctttaataaatactaaacGACAAATTTCATGCACTTCTTCGCTCTATGCACTTCGTTTTCTTTCTGCTCTCACGTGCTCTCTCTCTTGCGCGCTCTTTGATTTGTCTAGCTCATGGCGCGCCTTAACTAAGGCCATTGCATATTAAAGCACACATACTCACAGACGCACACATGCATACGCATTCTCTTTGTAATTAGGAATTTGCGCCTATTTGCGTGCAGCGTCGCATTGAGGGACTTTCTGAGCGGGTGTTGAGTTGAGTGGGAGTggtggagagagagagagagagataggcaATTGAGGTGAAAAGGGGGTACTGACGCGTCGATGGGGACCTAATGTGGCATTTTATGTGGCGTGTGTTGAATTGAGTTTTCGGATTTGGTTTTTGCCATATTCGTCATATTAATATTGACAACGAGTGTTTCCgcattttatttcacttgTGCCGCGTCGAATGGTGATAACTGTCCCCCCTCTCACCTCTTTCCACCATCTCACTCACCTAACTCAACTCACCCCCacctcactctttctctctctctctcatggTGTGTTGTACGTTTTGTGCTTTTAACTgtcattttcataatttctaCATTTTTGAGCTCAGCTTGTCGgcagtgtttgtgtgtgtgtatgttagtGATTTgtacatgtgtgcgtgtgcatgtgtgtatgtttacGATTATCCAGCCCACGCGTCAGCCTCTTGGGCAAAAGAGAGCGGTGGCAAGGGGTGGTAGAGGCGGGGGGAGACAGGTGTTGGCCAAGTACACATTATTGAATGTGCgtacgtatgtgtgtatgtgtgtgtgaatcgaataatttgaataaatattttgtccaTTGCCATTTGCGGTATTCtgtgtttatttcattttccttttctcctttttttggAAATAAACTAAAGTCGGGCGTTGCTTAAGAAAGGGGGCAACAGGAAGGGGAGAAAATTAAGTCAACTGTAGACCTAGAAACGGTTACAAAGAGCTATTTTTAACTCATTCATTAGCTAGAGAATTGCTCCTCTTAACTCAGAAACTGGAAAAAATAGAGTGCTCGAACAACAGATACCCTGTTTGTATGATTACAGCACAAAAATCAatctaaaatgcatttttaatcaagaaaaaaagatttaaagatTTCAAAAATGATACAGATCAGAAATTTTACATAGCGACTAAATGTGAGATTTCAAAATtactaaaagtaaaaatcGGAGCTTTTATATTGGAGATTATGAAAAGGATTAATAAGTTTAGTGTTATACAAAGTTccttctttttaaaaaacttttgtagATTTATAGGCATTATACTTACGC
This genomic interval carries:
- the LOC117787097 gene encoding pickpocket protein 28 gives rise to the protein MTFRKELLEKYWKSFEVKSKEFLASTSLQGMKYIWNSYLPGWVQFYFGKIFIISVCVAINLAVNVFNKWQSTPVIIGFSPTMTSIQDIPFPAITVCNMNKAKYSKVANFRAGSLEYAMLQKTCFQDLNFTNYKSIKPRSKNDTFPNFILNVSHKCEEMIVSCTFDQKLLPCTDIFREFFVDEGLCCVFNFLHPYYLYKYSAPYTRDYTSSKGLSDIAVDWNPINGYPKHLPAGYYPRRGVGTGVSNGLQIVLNGHTDDYYCSSTNGQGFKVLLYNSIDQPRLKESGLPVMLGHETNFRLVPSSFEAMPNIRSIDRNKRQCIFNDEQELLFYRYYTRRNCEAECDAQYFYRLCDCIPYHLPLVYRNASICHVAHFDCLDRAELQIVDRESAACKELCLASCHDVSYFPDPFSIPFSQQGIRTTNEYLKHFSTDYIRTNLAVVNFYHNDNYFRSNVKSSYTGLTEYMSLTGGILSLMVGFSVVFIFELFYFLFLRYLLEYIHYWCINRRNRVHVLYPNKTQFN
- the LOC117786270 gene encoding ficolin-1-like, with product MKAKYYWLILIVIKLILFCSWRFIRLNRQSESHAETLNYAIKMYKQPAVVKLPEKSEPFVDLRSSLMFNKLQKAHKEKEKLDICDNNKLKKYEETPGISCIPYRDSLGVHAIKVPDFDAFDVLCDNGWTVIQQRVNGSLDLDRNWDSYRKGFGCFDGDFFLGLEKIHHLTKNKPHELYIYLESLIGIKTWARYDHFEITDENDGYRLINLGVFSGNATKDAMRHHENQKFSTEDRDNDSVPWNCAKIYNSGWWYKNCMYSNLNLDSVSIDGANVIEVYWNEKMYVKQEKMFIRPKS
- the LOC117786271 gene encoding ficolin-2-like, with translation MKEKQEMYDINNIQKCEESFKLSCSPHKDTQCVKTIKVSDIESFDVLCDNGWTVIQQRINGSLDFGQNWDSYSEGFGRFDSDFFLGLKKIHWLTKKEPHELYIYLESLNGTKTWAQYDNFEITDEYNGYRLINLGVFSENGTSNALMFHENQKFTTYDRDNDIMPGNCAKIYKGGWWYKNCMTINLNAEYVNNYGKNVIQIYWDDQMLVKQEKMLIRPNL